TTGAGTAATCTCGACTCATAATGGATGAAAGTGTCAGCTGACCGATTCCTGGCCAAGAGAAAATTTGTTCGATGACAACTGCCCCACCAAATAAAATCGAAACCTCTAAACCGACAATTGTGACAATTGGAATTAAAGCATTACGCAACGCATGCTTATTCACGACAAAAAATTCCTTCACACCTTTTGCACGAGCCGTACGCAAAAAGTCTTGTCCCATAATTTCAAGCATAGCCGAGCGCACATAACGAATGTTCCGCCCAGCAACGTTTGCGACAAGCACGGTCACTGGTAAAATCATATGCCATAAAAGTGATCCAAGGCTTCCTTCAGAACCTAATTCTTTCATACCGCCTGAAGGCAACCAGTTTAATTGTATGGAGAAAATATAAACTAATAATAAAGCGAAAAAGAAATTTGGTATGGAAATCCCTAAAAATGAACCCGTTACAAAGGTATAATCAAGCTTTGAATATTGCTTCGTCGCACTATAAATGCCAATTGGAATGGCAATCATTAACCCTAACACTAAAGCTGTGCCCATTAAAATAACAGTTGGACCCATGCGGCTGGCAATTAACTCTGTTACCGGCTCATACGTAATCATCGAATAACCTAAATCGCCATTTAACACTAAGTTTTTTAACCAATGCCAATACTGAATGTAGGCTGGGTCATTAAGCCCTAATTCTATCATTTTAGCCTCTCTTGCCGCATCTGGTAGCTTAGGGCTTACAAGCATATCAACAGGATTACCTGGTGCCATTCGCATAATAATGAAGTTAATAACCGATACACCAAATAGCACGGGGATGGCGATTAATA
This DNA window, taken from Lysinibacillus sp. FSL M8-0337, encodes the following:
- a CDS encoding ABC transporter permease, which encodes MIGYILRRLLIAIPVLFGVSVINFIIMRMAPGNPVDMLVSPKLPDAAREAKMIELGLNDPAYIQYWHWLKNLVLNGDLGYSMITYEPVTELIASRMGPTVILMGTALVLGLMIAIPIGIYSATKQYSKLDYTFVTGSFLGISIPNFFFALLLVYIFSIQLNWLPSGGMKELGSEGSLGSLLWHMILPVTVLVANVAGRNIRYVRSAMLEIMGQDFLRTARAKGVKEFFVVNKHALRNALIPIVTIVGLEVSILFGGAVVIEQIFSWPGIGQLTLSSIMSRDYSTIMGLNLVAAFVVIAANILTDIVYAFVDPRIRKSYVGGGKR